Proteins encoded by one window of uncultured Celeribacter sp.:
- a CDS encoding HNH endonuclease, which produces MDGNFRTDFVRQPNATRAHPALVLNADYRPLSYYPLSLWPWQEAIKAVFLDRVDIVAEYDDYVHSPSCKIRIPSVVVLKDYVKPQKRVAFTRFNLFLRDEFCCQYCGSKGELTFDHVIPRARGGVTSWENIVAACVPCNLKKGSKSLQQAHMNLRKPPRAPGAEQLRNIGRKFPPGHLHESWMDYLYWDTELEM; this is translated from the coding sequence ATGGACGGAAATTTCAGGACGGATTTTGTCAGACAACCCAACGCGACGCGGGCGCATCCGGCGCTTGTGCTTAACGCGGATTACCGACCCTTGTCCTATTATCCGCTGTCGCTTTGGCCCTGGCAGGAGGCGATCAAGGCGGTGTTTCTCGACCGGGTCGATATTGTCGCCGAATATGACGACTACGTGCACAGCCCGAGTTGCAAGATCAGAATTCCTTCGGTCGTCGTCCTCAAAGATTATGTGAAACCTCAAAAGCGCGTGGCCTTCACGCGCTTTAATTTGTTTTTGAGGGACGAATTTTGTTGCCAGTATTGCGGCTCGAAGGGCGAGTTGACCTTTGACCATGTGATCCCGCGGGCGCGGGGCGGTGTGACGTCCTGGGAAAACATCGTGGCGGCCTGTGTGCCGTGCAATCTCAAGAAGGGGTCGAAGTCGCTGCAACAGGCGCATATGAACCTGCGCAAACCGCCGCGTGCACCGGGGGCCGAACAGCTGCGCAACATCGGCCGCAAATTCCCGCCGGGGCATTTGCACGAAAGTTGGATGGATTATCTCTACTGGGACACCGAGCTGGAGATGTAA